Below is a genomic region from Nitrospira lenta.
TCAGATTGATCATGAGGGAGAGGCGATGGTCTTTGAAGGAGAGACAGGGCAAGCCGAACAGATCGCCTCAGGGCTGGCAAGCGGAGGCCTGCGCGTCGTCGTCCAATAAGTCGCGCACCCACGCAGGCCCTTGAAATGAACTACTTGGCTTTCCGTTTCGCTGGTTGCTTCGCGCCTTTGGGGGCAACGGGAATCACCGCTTTGACAGATTTCGCCGCGTTCGCCGGCGTTGCGGGTTTGGCGGCTTTTAACGGCTTCGCCGATACGCGGGGTTTTGTGGGAGGTTGCTTGCCCGCTTTGGCTGACTGGCGACTGGATCGCGACGATCCCGACTTCACCGGAATCGGCATGGCGGCATACACTTTATTGATCTTCGTCAGCTGGTCCGGATTCATGACCCGCACTTGATACAACTCAAACAGTTTGCCGATAGCTTTCTGATCGCCTCGCTTTGCCGCATTGAGCAACTTGCGGCGTTGGTTCATTTCTTCTTCTTCAGTGTGGGAGGCAGCGCGTCGTTCCATTCTACTCCATCCTCTTCTCGCAACTCTTCAAACAGACACCAGGCCTGCCGAACAGGTACAAAGTCGCGGAACTATATCAGAAATCACACACATGTTGAAACAGGTTGTATATCCGATAAAATTCAGGCCCCAAAGGCACGTCAGACGCACTGAGGGGCCATCAACAAAGGAATACCTTCTTCCCCATTGAGCCCCGTCAAACCAGGTAGGTATAATCGTCCCACTACATTCACCGGAGATTTGATCATGTCCATGCATACCGCCCCGCAATCCACCGTCGCAGACGATCCAAAAGCCCGTGAGGTCATGCGGCAGGCATTCGAAAAGACCGCCCGTTGGCCGAAAGATTTTAACGGCTTCACCGCCGATCTCACCGTCAATATTAACGGGAAGGTGACCACCGGTCCCGTCATGGTAAAGGGCCCCCGTGAGGTATCAGTGCAACTCGGAGACGCCGAGGTACAGAAATGGGCCCAGGAACAGCTTGGGATGATCGCCGTCCACCGCGGCCCTCGGAGCTTTGAGGAATCAGACGGCAAGTATTCCCTGACCATGGAAGAAGACGGCCACCCGTTCGGCACCAAGCTCGACATCCACGGGTCGAACTCCTTCTATCGGATCAAGGACAACCGCATCACCCAGATTAACCGCAAAATGGCCCATCCTGGCATGACCCCGTTTGCCTTCTCGATCAATGTCGAAGAAAGCTCCATCACGCAGGACCAGAAGAATCTGACCACCAAATACACCGTCTATTACTATTCCCCGACCGACGGCAAGTTGAACAACGTCGAGAGCTTCACCGACACGCATGTCCGCGTGGGAGCGGCCGATCTGCCCGCCACCCGCCGCATCATTGCATTTGAGAACGGCCAGGTCATCGTGAAGAACCTGACCTTCGCTAATCACAAGCTGCTCTAGATCCATTCTCCCGCCCGCTCCCCGCTTGGGGAACGGGCGGACAATGGACGGTAAATACCTCAATGGACCTCAGAACCTCATTCCCACGAAGCATGCGGATCAAGCTGGAGGGCTACGTTCATCTCGCGCGCATGCTCGACAAGTGCCGCGCCGTTCTCGCCGGCACCGAAGGCGAATATATCTATCCCTGCCCGATGGACGAACGGCTGTTGGAGTTCGCCGGGATCACCAGCGAGCAATTCACCGCGGCCGTAAACACGAATCCGGCAGATGCAGGAGTCGCCGCCTGGTTTCGGCAGACGGCGACACCGCATCCGACAGCTGAATTGGAGAAATGGAATGAGAAGCTGTTGGCGCGCGGCCCGAGCTCTCCGGAGAGTCTGAAGAAGTTCAAGAAATACCGCGACGCCGTCGATCCGTCGAGGACCGATCTGACCGCTTGGTCCGATCTGCAGGATCTGGAGGAAGGACGAGGCGTACCGCAACGACAGGTGGTCGCGTAACCGACGGCTGAGCCAAAGGACACCGCAACATGAAAATGACCACAGCAACCTATGCGTGCCTATTGATCGGATTGACCAGTGCCGGCTGCGAAACCGAGCAGCTCATGCTCCAAAAGAGCGCCTTGACCACTGAACTACGCCAGGAAACCACTACCGGTATGGCGCTACCAGCCGGTTGCCCGACGCTTATGAAATCTCTTCCCGCCACGCAAACCAGCCTGACGGTTTCCTACCTCGAACCAACAAAAAATCAGAATGGCGCCTTGCTCACCGACCTCGCTTACACCACGATTTATCTGAACGCCACAGGCGCTCCAACAAGGGCCATTCGCGTCTGGACCAATGACCCTCACGGCGGAGCCCAGGTCACCATCAGCGATATTCCCGTGACCGCATCAGAGATAGGCCTGTGCGTCACCGCAACGAATTGGGCAGGAAAAGAATCGTTGTCGGCTTCGACCAAACCGTAGCGTTTCTTCACCAACGGTCAGTTGCGTAGCATCGTTCAAGAACCTCGAATGGCGAGGTGTATTTAGGAGAGGCTCTATTGGAAAGCAGCCCGCTGTGTTACTTGCCCTTCTCGCGTTTCGCTGCCTTTTTCTCTGCCATGGTCTTCGACGGTTTCTTTTTGGTCTCTTTCTTCTTGTCCTGACCTTTGCCCATGACGCTGCTCCTTTGTGGTGAGAGTACCGCTGCCTACTTGTAGCCTTCCCCGCTCGTTCCCCCGCCGAACCCGCCCCAGTTGCCGCCGAAACCACCCTGCCCTGTGCCCCAATACTCGCCACGTTGAATGCGCCGATAGGGATGTCGCAGGTCCGGGCGGCTGATCCACCAGAAAAAGGACATCGCCCCCAGGCTGGTGAAGAGGGTGATCCAGAACCCGACACCTTTGAAATGGTGCTTAGGCAACGTCCCAACCCGCACCTCTTGAGCCGGCGTCGCGAGCGCGACCACGGTCCGGTACAAGCCTTCACCGAAGTGCCCCAACTGAATCGCGGGAAGCAACGTGCCGCCGCCGACGTCGGTCATGATCGTCGGTGTGATAATGGGGAGCATCTGGCGCCCCAACGTCATCGCCGCCTGCCGCTCTTCCACGGAGACCAGCACCATCACTCCATGTTCCTGCTGCGCCGAGCCGATCCCCCATTTCCCATAGAGGGCCGCCGCATATTCGTTGGCTGAGAGAAACGGCTTGATCGACGGCACCGTGACCACGACCATCTCCACTCCGGTCTTTCGTTCGAGGTCCTGACAGACAGAACGAATCCGTTCTTTCCACTCCGCATCCAGTACGCCGGCGTGATCGCTGACGTACCCCATCGGTCCGGGCAAGGGCGCGCGTTCCTTCGGACGATCATAGAGAGCCGCTTCCGCCGCTCCGATCACAACAAGCAGCAGCACGCTCAATATCGCCATCGAAAAAACGAGTGTTTTCAGCCGGCCGATCACGCTGGCTCCTGCGTCAATCGAGTTTCTACGGATTGCACCAGCCGTTCAAAACTATCGAGATACCGCTCCATGAGCCGCGGCACTTCCTTTTGCCCCGGCGAGATCTGCCCGCGCTTGAGCAACCACGCGTCGTGCAGTCCCGACAGATCGACGGAGAATAGGGTTTCGACATCCTTTAAGAGCGGCTCACCTTGCGACAACACCGGCCGCCCCAACAATCGCTGCACCCCGCGCAAACAAGGCAACGTCGCCGTCAATGACAGCGGCAAGAGAATCGTAATGGCTTCTTCAACGCCCCCGCCTTCGATAAAGCGCTGGCGCACACGCAACAGATTCCCCCGCAAGCTTTGCAGCACTTCAGCACGGAGATAGCGCTGGTCGACCTTGAACCCGACGAACGGATCCTGTCCGGCGAGAAGCCGATGCTGCTCCTGTATTTCCAGATACTCGAGAGGAAATACCAGCGCCATCGCGGGCAAATCAGCCTGCGTGACAAACAGCGGCACGACAATCTGCTCCTTCGCCCAACGGCGATGCAGCGGGCTATATTTTTTCAGCTGGTCCGCCTTGGTCGATTTCACAACCAGGACTATATTCAGATTCGAGCGCCCCGGTAGAAACTCCCCACGCACTGCGCTGCCATACAGCAGCACGCCATCGAGCGAGTCGCCATACACCCGCTGCACATCCTTCACATAGGCGCGCAAGTGCTGCTGATACTCATCCGGCAATCCGTCGATCACCCATTCGCTACCTGCCATCGTGTAACCTCGCCATTCCTGCTGCCGTATTCCGGGCAAACGGATCCGGAAGAAATCCTGCTGCCATGACTCGATCGACCATTGAAAACGGCGCCGATTGCCGCAGACCCGCGGTGGTGGACAAGACGCGATACCGCAGCCGTGCATTCCGATCCAGCGTGCGGAAGACCCGGTTACGCAGGAACCCGATGACGGGATTCGCCGTGTTCCAAAACAGGACCTGTTCATCCGCCAATCGTTGCAACATCGTCACCTGAGGCCGCCGGGCATCCTCGTACACTTTCAATCTCGCCGCCGAGAAATTCCGCTCAGCCAGACACTTCGGCAATAGGTCCGCGAGCGTCATCGCGTCGACCATCGCTTGCATGCGGCCTTGCGACGCGTGCGGGTTCATCGCATGGGCCGCATCGCCGATCAACACTGCACCGTCCGCCACCCAGGTCGGTGTCCGTACGCGCCCGGTCGGCATGAACGCCGTCTGGCTCCAATCCTTCAATTGCAGGAACAGCGGCTTGAGCGTGGAATCGATGGCCGTCCAGGCCTCCTGCAAAGCCGGAAGGCCCTGCGCCTTAGTCTGATCATAGGTACCCGTTGGAATCATATAGAAGCAATAGACCTTGCCGCCCGCCGCGGGAAAGAGTCCGAGAATCGTTTTTTTGCCGACATAATACTTGGCCTCGGTGATCGGCAGCGGAGAATCCAAGATCGCGATCAGATACCCCTGCGGATAGAGATGCACCTCCGCCGGAATCTGCAGAGCCTGCCGAACCTTGGAAAACGCGCCATCGGCCCCGACGACCACCTTCGCACGAACGGTCACCTCTTCACCGCCGCGCGTGGCGGTCAGACCGCTCACCTGCGTCCCCTCATGCACCAAACTCACAAAGCTGGCTCCATACCAGAGTGAGACCGAAGATTCCGCCTGAATGGCATCAAGAATCGCATGGTGCACCACGTTCGGCAACGTCACGACGGCATGATTGTATGGCGCGGGCAATTCTCCATAGTCGATCGTGCACAACCGTTCGCCACCCACTCGGCAGAAATGAAACTTGCGGATCGGCCTAGTCGAGTCCGTCGGCAACTTGTTGAGCAATCCCAGCCGATCTAAGACCTGTTGGCCATTCGGCTGAAGAATTTCTCCACGTAGCCCCTGCGGCGGACCTAAGGCCTGCTCCAGAACGATCGTCTTGATCCCCTGCTGCGCCAGCGCGAGCGCCAAGACGGCCCCTCCGCCTCCCGCCCCGACCACCGCAATGTCTGTGTCGACGATAGTCCCTGCCACGTGTATCCCGCTTATGGTTTCCAGAGATGGTAGCGCTGCTGATCGTTCCACATCGTCAAAAACTTCTCTCTCGCCTGAGCCGTAATCGCGTGATCTCGTATCACATCCAGCCGCTCGTCGTTGTAACGATTCCCGCTGCCGGTATGGTTCATCGATCCGGAAGCGTTGATCTCATCATCGATCACCACCTGCGTGTTGATTGACCAGAATGGGAATGCCGGCCAGGTGCAAGGTCTCGACGGCGGTCCGTTGCTTTTGATCGTCGAGCCTCTGCCGATCTGTAATCACACGCACGTCAAGGCCGCGCTTCTTCGCCTCAACCAGGCCTTTCACGGCCAACGGCGAGGTCAGCCCATACACGGCCACGTAAATATAGCGTGAGGCTTGCTCGTAGATCTTCGACAGTTTTGTCAGCGGCTCGTCTTCTGGAGCATAGAACACCTCGATACTGGTGGCATCGGCTGAACCGATCACGCCTCCAGACAGGCAGATAACGCAGAGGACAACCCGAAGGAGATAGTGGCAGAAGGCTGGCAAGCACCGCCTCGTCATTCGACTTCGAACAAATCTCGAAAGTGATCGTCGGACGCGTCCCACGCTTGAGTGGAATGGGTACCGAGCCACCCCCGCAGGAAGGCTTTCTGACCGGGCGTGAGCTGTTGTTTGATCTGATGCGATCGCCCTTGAAGAGGCTGAAGAAACCCCACTCGCTTCTGAAAATCCAACGTGGCGGTGCGGACGTAGACGCCGGTATACATCGACGGCTTATCGTCCTCGCCCTCCCCTTGAATCCAAACGGACAAAAACTTCTCTAACTGTAATCCGGCGCTATCCATCGCCGGGTCGGTTTCATGAAACAGCTCTTGCTCGGACTCCTTGAGCGGGGTTGCCTCAAGAGCCCGAAACATAAAATTTTGTTTCCACATCGACGACTCCTCCGAGAGGGTCGCATAGTGTATGGGGAGCCAAATGAAAGTCAAGCAACGTGCCAGGCCCGCGTTGCCTTGACAAGGGCGGAGACTCTTTGTTAACGTCCTGAAATTCCTTAATCTCTAGGCCAACTTGGGAGAATCCATGCAGGTCAAGGTCAATGGGAAATCCGAGGACATCCAGAGCGGCAGCGTCCTCGATTTGCTCACACTCAAGAAGATCGATCCGCAGATGGTTGCGGTCGAGGTCAATGACAAAATGATCGAACGGGAACATCTCGCCACCACCACCCTCAAAGAGGGCGATCTGGTCGAATTCCTCTTTTACATGGGAGGAGGCCGGTGACGATGATGATGCATAAAGAAATTACCGAATTGATCGGCAAGACTCCGCTTGTCCGCTTGAACCGGCTGTCCAAGCCTGGTTCAGCGACGATCTACGGCAAGGTGGAGTTTTTCAATCCGGGCGGCAGCGTCAAGGATCGCATCTGCCTGAATATGATCAATGAGGCAGAGCGACAGGGTAAGCTGAAGCCGGGCGGCACTATTGTGGAACCGACCAGCGGCAATACCGGCATCGGCCTGGCGCTGGTCTCAGCCGTGCGCGGCTATAAGCTCATCCTCGTCATGCCGGAAAGCATGAGCATGGAACGGGCGAGCCTGCTGTCCTCCTACGGCGCACAGCTGGTCCTGACTCCCGCGTGGGAAGGGATGAAAGGGTCGATTAAGGAAGCCGAAAGCATCCTCGCTCAGAATCCGAGCTATTTTATGCCGGATCAGTTTTCGAATCCGGCAAATCCGGCAATGCACCGGATGACGACGGCTCCTGAAATTTTGGATGCGCTGGATGGAAAGATCGACGCGTTCGTCGCGGCAGTCGGTACGGGCGGGACGATTACAGGCTGCGGAGAGCTGTTCAAGGAAAAGAACCCGAACGTGCTGGTGGTCGCCGTAGAACCGGCCGGCTCACCCGTGCTATCAGGCGGCGATCCTGGCCCCCACAAGATCCAAGGCATCGGAGCCGGGTTCATTCCCAAAGTCCTGAACCGGAAGATCCTCGACCGCGTGATTACCGTGACCGACGATGAGGCCTATCAAACGGCCAAGCAACTGTCGAAGAAAGAAGGCCTATTGGTCGGCATTTCTGCCGGAGCAAACGTGTTTGCCGCACAGAAAGTCGCCGAAGAGCTTGG
It encodes:
- a CDS encoding DUF3386 family protein, with translation MSMHTAPQSTVADDPKAREVMRQAFEKTARWPKDFNGFTADLTVNINGKVTTGPVMVKGPREVSVQLGDAEVQKWAQEQLGMIAVHRGPRSFEESDGKYSLTMEEDGHPFGTKLDIHGSNSFYRIKDNRITQINRKMAHPGMTPFAFSINVEESSITQDQKNLTTKYTVYYYSPTDGKLNNVESFTDTHVRVGAADLPATRRIIAFENGQVIVKNLTFANHKLL
- a CDS encoding DUF5069 domain-containing protein, whose translation is MDLRTSFPRSMRIKLEGYVHLARMLDKCRAVLAGTEGEYIYPCPMDERLLEFAGITSEQFTAAVNTNPADAGVAAWFRQTATPHPTAELEKWNEKLLARGPSSPESLKKFKKYRDAVDPSRTDLTAWSDLQDLEEGRGVPQRQVVA
- a CDS encoding TPM domain-containing protein, with the translated sequence MIGRLKTLVFSMAILSVLLLVVIGAAEAALYDRPKERAPLPGPMGYVSDHAGVLDAEWKERIRSVCQDLERKTGVEMVVVTVPSIKPFLSANEYAAALYGKWGIGSAQQEHGVMVLVSVEERQAAMTLGRQMLPIITPTIMTDVGGGTLLPAIQLGHFGEGLYRTVVALATPAQEVRVGTLPKHHFKGVGFWITLFTSLGAMSFFWWISRPDLRHPYRRIQRGEYWGTGQGGFGGNWGGFGGGTSGEGYK
- a CDS encoding FAD-dependent monooxygenase, with the translated sequence MAGTIVDTDIAVVGAGGGGAVLALALAQQGIKTIVLEQALGPPQGLRGEILQPNGQQVLDRLGLLNKLPTDSTRPIRKFHFCRVGGERLCTIDYGELPAPYNHAVVTLPNVVHHAILDAIQAESSVSLWYGASFVSLVHEGTQVSGLTATRGGEEVTVRAKVVVGADGAFSKVRQALQIPAEVHLYPQGYLIAILDSPLPITEAKYYVGKKTILGLFPAAGGKVYCFYMIPTGTYDQTKAQGLPALQEAWTAIDSTLKPLFLQLKDWSQTAFMPTGRVRTPTWVADGAVLIGDAAHAMNPHASQGRMQAMVDAMTLADLLPKCLAERNFSAARLKVYEDARRPQVTMLQRLADEQVLFWNTANPVIGFLRNRVFRTLDRNARLRYRVLSTTAGLRQSAPFSMVDRVMAAGFLPDPFARNTAAGMARLHDGR
- a CDS encoding phospholipase D-like domain-containing protein; the encoded protein is MVIDDEINASGSMNHTGSGNRYNDERLDVIRDHAITAQAREKFLTMWNDQQRYHLWKP
- a CDS encoding phospholipase D-like domain-containing protein, which encodes MIGSADATSIEVFYAPEDEPLTKLSKIYEQASRYIYVAVYGLTSPLAVKGLVEAKKRGLDVRVITDRQRLDDQKQRTAVETLHLAGIPILVNQHAGGDR
- the thiS gene encoding sulfur carrier protein ThiS, with amino-acid sequence MQVKVNGKSEDIQSGSVLDLLTLKKIDPQMVAVEVNDKMIEREHLATTTLKEGDLVEFLFYMGGGR
- the cysK gene encoding cysteine synthase A, translating into MMMHKEITELIGKTPLVRLNRLSKPGSATIYGKVEFFNPGGSVKDRICLNMINEAERQGKLKPGGTIVEPTSGNTGIGLALVSAVRGYKLILVMPESMSMERASLLSSYGAQLVLTPAWEGMKGSIKEAESILAQNPSYFMPDQFSNPANPAMHRMTTAPEILDALDGKIDAFVAAVGTGGTITGCGELFKEKNPNVLVVAVEPAGSPVLSGGDPGPHKIQGIGAGFIPKVLNRKILDRVITVTDDEAYQTAKQLSKKEGLLVGISAGANVFAAQKVAEELGPGKNVVTILCDTGERYISIEKYFNI